Within the Pseudobythopirellula maris genome, the region GCCGAGCGTTTCGGCCAGTTCGCCGTGCAACGTCTCGAGGTCGTCGGCGTTGAGGTTGATCTTCGGCAGCCCCTCGTCGGTGAGGTTGCTCTCGGCGCTGTGTGTGGTGAAGTAAGCGGCCCAGCCGAGGTTCATCGACCCGTCGGTGTTGTCGAGCGTCGTGAACTGGTTGGCCTCGATCTCCTCGGGCTCGGCGATGAAATTGCGGTTCTGGTCGACTCCCCACAGGAGCTGCGGCGTGACGTCGCGGACCCGCAGCAACTGCTCGAGCGATTCGATAGGGCCGTTCTGCGGCAGGTAGCCGGGGGTGAGGCTCGAGTAGTAGTCGATCTCCGCGCCCAAGGTCCGCGGCTCGTCGTCCTCGTCGATCCAGTCGAGGATCGCGTCGGCGATCGATTCGGTCATGCCGGGCAGGAACATCAGCACATCTTGGCCAACCCCTTCGTCGCGGGCGTCGGCGACCACCAGGCGGTTGAGGTTCAGCCGAGCCGATTCGTCCTCGAGGCCGAACCGCGCGCCGACAAAGCCGCCGTAGTCGAGTCGTGGCGCAACGATCGAGAAACGCGACAGCAGCTCCGGGGCGCCGCCGTCTTCGATCGTCACGCCTTGGAACCGCTGCGGGTTGTCGACCAAGCCGCCGTCTTGGTCGATCGTCGCCCGGTCGGCCGACAGGTAAACCTTGAGGAACTCGACTCCCGACTCGGCCGACGCACGGGCCTGAGCCTGGCGGGCCGCCGCGTCGCTGGCCACGCGTTCGGTGAACGTCCAGTCGAAATAAGCGAGGTTGGCGACCGCCAGCAACGCGATCATGACCAGCACGGCGAGCAGCAGGCTGCCCCGGCGGTGGCTGCGGCGGGTGGGCTGGCGCTTCATCGCGTCGCCCCCCCCGCGCCCGACGCATCGCCAGCGCCTTGCTGCGCAGCGGCGTCGGCCGCCGCCGCGTCGCCCGCCAGCGACGCCTCGACGCCCGGCGTAAGGGCGACCGTCATGCGGTAGCTGCGTGTAGGGACCGAGGCGGTGGCGTAGCGGTTGACGGCGCCGCCATCGTCCTCATCGGTCGCCGCAAGCTCGTCGCGGAGTGTCAGAACGAACTCGATCGCCTGCGGCAAGGCCTCGAGCTCTTGGCTGTCCCACGAGTCGAACCACTGGGCGGCGCCATCGGTCGACGGCTTCGAGGCGTAGCGAAACTTGAGGCCAACCACCTCGGCCGCCAAGGTTCGGCGGGCGGCGTCCCAAGCGTCGGTCCTGCCTTGCAGCTCTTGCCAAACGGCGTCGTCGCGGCCGATCTCTTGGCGGATCAGTCCGCTGGCGTCGACGAAGTAGCGCACCGTCTTGAGCGCGCCGTCGATGCTGGCGACGAGCGGCAGCTCCGGCTCGGCGGCGGCGATTGTTTGGCGCACCCGCAGCACGTCGAGTTGCAAGTCGCTCGGACCGCCGTAGACGCCGATCGGCTGTCGCTGCGAAGCGGTCGTCGCGGCGGCCTCTTCGTCGGAGTCGCTGCTCTCGGTGTCGATCTGGTCGACATCGAACTCGGCGTTCTCTTTGGCGTCTTGGGCGAGCGACGACAAGTCTTGCTCGACGACGAGCGCCGTGTCGCGCAGGTCGTCGGCGATCACCCGCATCAGGGCGCGTGCGAGCTGGGCCTCTTCGACCGAGCGGCGGCTCGACTCCAGGCGGATCAGGTGCAGGTCGATTGCCCACGCCATTAATGAGACCAGCACCACGGACAGGCCGATCGCCAAGATCAGCTCGATCAGCGAGAAACCCGCCGGCGGGCGTGAAGTGCTGCTTGGGCGGATGCGCATCACAGGCCCCCCGTCGAAGAGGAGTCGCCCGAAGACGACGCGGCGTTCGCGCCGCCGCTGGCCGCGACCCCGTCGGGATCGAGGAACTGCGGGTCGGAGAACCAGCGGACCAACTCCACGGCGCCGCGGCCCGTGGGGCCGCCGGGATTGGCGCCGTAAGTGATCGCCGGCTCGACACGCACCTTGACGGCCGTGAGCCCGTCGAAACCGGTCTCGCCGAACTCGACCGAGTAAACCCAATCGGCTGCGCCGCCGAAGTCGCCCTCGGCGTCGGCCGGCTGCCAAGCCACGCCCTGAACCGCCGAGAGCGGCTGGACGCCCGCCTTCATCGCCTCGACGAGCGACTCGGCGATAAGCGTTGCCTCGCTGAGGTCGACGGCCCTCTCGGCGCTGAGATGTGAGTGGCGGACCACCTCGCCGAGCGCCGCCAACGACACCGCCAGTAGAGCGATCGCCAAGATCACCTCGAGCAGCGTGAAGCCTTTAGGGGAGTTTCGAAGCAGTGCGTGGCGGCTCATGTGGCGGGCGCTCCCTCGAGAGGGTCGGCGTCCTCGACGCGGGCGGCCCCCGTCAGAGAACGCAGCACCACGCGTTTGCGGCGGCCGTCTTCGGCCTGGAGTACGGCCTCCACGTCGCAGGCGGCGCCGTCCGGGCGGAACACGATGGCGGGCGTCTGCTTGGCGTCCGCCACCACGGCCAAGTCGATCGTCGAACCGAACGGCGCCACCCGGAGGTCGGCCAGCACGATCTCGTCGAGCGAGAAGTCTCGCGGCAACCGCACGGTGGCCGACTCGCCGGCTCCTTGCGCCTCGACACGGCAGGCGGCCGAGTCGAGCGTCATGCGGAAGGCGACGGGGCGGCCGAGTCGGATGGCGTCGAGGCGCGCGGTCGCCCACTCGCGGGCGAGCCGCTCGGCGGCGGCGTTGAGCTGCGATCCGCGCAGCGTCCCCTCGAGCATCGGCGCCGCGATCCCGGCCACGAGCACGATGAGGCTCAGCACGAGGAGCACCTCGATGAGCGTGAACGCCCGCCGCGACGCCCCACGCAAAACGCGGGGCTGCGCGAGATCAGGAGTCCTCGTTTGTGATGTCGTCATCGGAGCCGTCCTGCCCGTCGGGGCCCATCGACCAAACCTTGTAAGTCGATCCATCGGCGGAAAAACGGTACTCGTTGTCCCACGGGTCGAGCGGGATCTTCCCGCCCTTGATGTAGGGCGAGGTCCAGTTCTTGGCCGCGGCGCTGTCGCTCGGTTTTTCGACCAAGTCCTGCAAACTGCTGGGGTACTTCTTGATGTCGAAGCGGTAGAGCTCGATCTGGCGGTCGAAAATGCCCAGCTGGCCCTTCGCCGCGTTGCGGAGCGCCCGGTCCTGTGTGCCCGAAAACAGGCCCGCGGCCATCGAGCCCAACACCACCAGGATCACGAGCACGAGCAGCACTTCGATGAGCGTGAAGGCGGTTTGCTTGCGGCGTCGGTTTCTGCTTCTTCTGTTTCGCGTCTGTTCCATGCGATTGCCTCTTTCGGGTAGTAAAAAGCGGTCAGCTGTCGGCGTTCAGCCGTCAGCTTATTGGAATTGGATTCGGTTCTCTGCCACGCAGCTCACACTAGATCGCTGAGAGCCGAGTGCTCCGTTCTCCTCACATCGTGGTGCTCAGCTTGATGACGGGCAGCAGCAACGCGATGACCACCACCAGCACAACGCCCGCCAGCACGAGCAGCATCAGCGGCTCCAGGAGCCGCACGAGGACCTCGATCTTACGCCATGTCGTCTTTTCAAGCGAATCGGACACCTGGTTGAGCACCCCCTCCAGGTTGTTCGATTGCTCGGCGACGGCGATCATCTCGCACACGTCGCGCGGGAAAACGCCGCTCGCGGAGAGCGGTCCGGCGAGCGGCTCGCCGGCTTGGATCGTTTCGGCGGCCTCTTTGACGACCGCCGTGAGGACCCGGTTCCCGGTCGAGTCGGCCGCGATGTCGAGCGAGCGGACGATCGGCACGCCCCCCTTCAGGAGCGTTCCCAGCACCCGACAGAAGCGCGCCACCGCCAGGCTGCGATAGATCTTGCCGACCATCGGCACGCGCAGCCGCCAGCGGTCGACCCAGTCGCGGCCCTCGTCGGTCTCGAACCACTTGTAGGCGAAGTAAATCACCACGCCAACGCCCGCCACGATGAACAGGCCGTAGTTCTGCAG harbors:
- a CDS encoding GspH/FimT family pseudopilin; translated protein: MTTSQTRTPDLAQPRVLRGASRRAFTLIEVLLVLSLIVLVAGIAAPMLEGTLRGSQLNAAAERLAREWATARLDAIRLGRPVAFRMTLDSAACRVEAQGAGESATVRLPRDFSLDEIVLADLRVAPFGSTIDLAVVADAKQTPAIVFRPDGAACDVEAVLQAEDGRRKRVVLRSLTGAARVEDADPLEGAPAT
- the gspG gene encoding type II secretion system major pseudopilin GspG, producing the protein MEQTRNRRSRNRRRKQTAFTLIEVLLVLVILVVLGSMAAGLFSGTQDRALRNAAKGQLGIFDRQIELYRFDIKKYPSSLQDLVEKPSDSAAAKNWTSPYIKGGKIPLDPWDNEYRFSADGSTYKVWSMGPDGQDGSDDDITNEDS
- a CDS encoding prepilin-type N-terminal cleavage/methylation domain-containing protein encodes the protein MSRHALLRNSPKGFTLLEVILAIALLAVSLAALGEVVRHSHLSAERAVDLSEATLIAESLVEAMKAGVQPLSAVQGVAWQPADAEGDFGGAADWVYSVEFGETGFDGLTAVKVRVEPAITYGANPGGPTGRGAVELVRWFSDPQFLDPDGVAASGGANAASSSGDSSSTGGL
- a CDS encoding PulJ/GspJ family protein, yielding MRIRPSSTSRPPAGFSLIELILAIGLSVVLVSLMAWAIDLHLIRLESSRRSVEEAQLARALMRVIADDLRDTALVVEQDLSSLAQDAKENAEFDVDQIDTESSDSDEEAAATTASQRQPIGVYGGPSDLQLDVLRVRQTIAAAEPELPLVASIDGALKTVRYFVDASGLIRQEIGRDDAVWQELQGRTDAWDAARRTLAAEVVGLKFRYASKPSTDGAAQWFDSWDSQELEALPQAIEFVLTLRDELAATDEDDGGAVNRYATASVPTRSYRMTVALTPGVEASLAGDAAAADAAAQQGAGDASGAGGATR
- a CDS encoding type II secretion system minor pseudopilin, whose amino-acid sequence is MKRQPTRRSHRRGSLLLAVLVMIALLAVANLAYFDWTFTERVASDAAARQAQARASAESGVEFLKVYLSADRATIDQDGGLVDNPQRFQGVTIEDGGAPELLSRFSIVAPRLDYGGFVGARFGLEDESARLNLNRLVVADARDEGVGQDVLMFLPGMTESIADAILDWIDEDDEPRTLGAEIDYYSSLTPGYLPQNGPIESLEQLLRVRDVTPQLLWGVDQNRNFIAEPEEIEANQFTTLDNTDGSMNLGWAAYFTTHSAESNLTDEGLPKINLNADDLETLHGELAETLGEAEANFIIAYRQGGPEETDDEDSFDGPGGGQDGGQDGGQGGAPTGGGQPTDIKDADEIKIDFGAPASVSIESLLDLVGVRARTVELDGVTETLVESPFTDSASDMQSYLPLLYGQCALSDEPSTPGRLNINQAPEALLYGVPGMPPQAVEAILGNRNFSSQPQGVERSHPAWILTEGYVTLEEMREMGPYLTAGGDVYRAQVVGSWGGPGPTARLEVVLDTTATPPRIVVRRDLTALGAGYSVEQLGDVTLAPPAAGSPIP